Proteins encoded within one genomic window of Bradyrhizobium sp. AZCC 1719:
- a CDS encoding GtrA family protein, with the protein MLQSAVRPGTWRDDAMLGLAGALLALGLHALAGFPTLAVANGDNDSLLRLVEIRDLIGGQAWFDLHQYRMGPPGGFVMHWSRLVDAPIAAVILVVSALTGKLAAGETVAVFAWTTPLMAAALTFSLRIARSVGDEWTIMPAFIICTAALHFSGVFAPGNIDHHNIQLTLCLAAITALIVGRGYVAGIAAGAACALMLAVGMETLPYVAVAGLTAAAMYLLGDRPEAAKAAGFGMGLAGAGLAAFVATVPAISWLSPHCDAYSIPQFSVAAISGIGLAVAAISPILACSFGRRLTALLALGIAVAAVAVTAFPQCLADPYAGLDPKLQQFWLNQVTEAQPFWRVLSDNWVKAAGFYVTPMLALIVLGLRLRRRSNGAGWMLMALLTAAFVVSLWQVRGATFSLPLAAIALAGWVGDWRHRTALSSDRFSSPRMALVWLVSLNVTWSAAAHAASAALGETERAASPAGTCERPADYALLAAQPPTTVLAISNLGAPILARSPHRALAGPYHRNVTGNLLTLDAFTGTAEQALTTIQNNRVGLVVFCRGNAETALLAGQAPTGLLAALARDEPPDWLEKLPQDASRPLDIYRVRPQP; encoded by the coding sequence ATGCTCCAAAGCGCTGTCCGACCGGGTACATGGCGCGACGATGCCATGCTGGGACTGGCAGGGGCTCTGCTGGCGCTCGGCCTGCACGCGCTGGCCGGTTTCCCGACGCTCGCCGTCGCCAACGGAGACAATGACAGCCTGCTTCGGCTGGTCGAGATTCGCGATCTCATCGGCGGGCAGGCGTGGTTCGACCTGCACCAGTACCGGATGGGCCCGCCAGGCGGCTTCGTCATGCACTGGTCACGCCTTGTCGATGCGCCGATCGCGGCTGTTATCCTTGTCGTATCCGCCTTGACCGGAAAGCTGGCGGCAGGCGAAACCGTGGCGGTGTTCGCCTGGACGACCCCGTTGATGGCGGCCGCGCTGACATTTTCGCTGCGGATCGCACGCTCCGTCGGTGATGAGTGGACGATTATGCCGGCGTTCATCATCTGCACCGCGGCGCTCCACTTCAGCGGCGTCTTTGCCCCCGGCAATATCGACCACCACAATATCCAGCTCACGCTCTGCCTCGCCGCCATAACCGCCCTGATCGTTGGACGAGGTTATGTTGCCGGGATCGCTGCAGGCGCCGCCTGCGCGCTGATGCTGGCCGTCGGCATGGAAACGCTACCCTATGTGGCCGTTGCCGGGCTGACCGCAGCGGCAATGTATCTGCTGGGTGATCGCCCCGAGGCCGCCAAGGCGGCCGGCTTCGGAATGGGCCTCGCCGGCGCTGGCCTTGCCGCGTTCGTTGCCACGGTGCCGGCCATTAGCTGGCTCTCGCCGCATTGCGACGCCTATTCGATCCCGCAATTCTCTGTCGCGGCGATATCCGGAATCGGCCTGGCAGTAGCTGCAATCTCTCCCATCCTCGCCTGCAGCTTCGGCAGAAGGCTCACCGCGCTGCTTGCGCTCGGTATCGCGGTTGCCGCAGTGGCGGTGACCGCTTTTCCACAATGCCTCGCCGATCCCTATGCCGGATTGGATCCGAAGCTGCAGCAGTTCTGGCTGAATCAGGTGACTGAGGCGCAGCCGTTCTGGCGCGTGCTCTCCGACAACTGGGTCAAGGCCGCCGGCTTTTACGTTACGCCCATGCTCGCGCTGATCGTGCTCGGGCTGCGGCTGCGCCGTCGTAGCAACGGGGCTGGATGGATGCTGATGGCATTGCTGACTGCAGCTTTCGTTGTCAGCCTTTGGCAGGTGCGCGGGGCCACTTTCTCGCTGCCGCTCGCAGCCATTGCGCTCGCAGGCTGGGTCGGCGACTGGCGACACCGCACGGCGTTGTCGTCGGACCGGTTCTCCTCGCCGCGGATGGCGTTGGTCTGGCTGGTTTCCCTGAATGTTACCTGGAGCGCGGCCGCCCATGCGGCGTCGGCGGCCCTCGGAGAGACGGAGCGCGCGGCTTCGCCGGCGGGCACTTGCGAGCGACCTGCCGATTACGCCCTTCTCGCCGCGCAGCCGCCGACTACCGTGCTTGCGATCTCCAACCTTGGGGCGCCGATCCTTGCGCGCTCGCCTCACCGCGCGCTGGCCGGGCCCTATCACCGCAACGTCACCGGCAACCTGCTCACGCTCGACGCCTTCACGGGCACGGCCGAGCAGGCGCTGACCACGATCCAGAACAACCGGGTTGGACTTGTCGTCTTCTGTCGCGGCAACGCCGAAACCGCACTGCTGGCCGGGCAAGCGCCCACCGGCCTTCTCGCGGCGCTGGCCCGCGACGAGCCGCCGGACTGGCTCGAGAAGTTGCCGCAGGACGCCAGCCGGCCGCTCGATATCTATCGCGTCCGGCCGCAACCTTGA
- a CDS encoding Flp family type IVb pilin — translation MKNLVSRFVKDESGATAIEYGLIAAGIAIAIITAVQGVGTKLGSNFNAISTSLK, via the coding sequence ATGAAGAATCTCGTTTCGCGTTTCGTGAAGGATGAGTCCGGCGCCACCGCCATCGAATACGGTCTGATTGCCGCCGGCATCGCGATCGCGATCATCACCGCCGTTCAGGGCGTCGGCACCAAGCTGGGCAGCAACTTCAACGCGATCTCGACCTCGCTGAAGTAA
- a CDS encoding sterol desaturase family protein has product MSGLPMEVIEVVGQTIAKVVPVTIALALVFTILSHFWACNPGKPWWRKRELITDICYWFLVPVFARIFRIGLLVLGAAVVFNIHEVDELIAFYDNGHGPLAQLPLWVQALLFLVASDFMLYWLHRMFHGGGFWKYHAIHHSSEDLEWISAARFHPVNLFIGTILVDVILLMAGISPNIMLWVGPFTTFHSAFVHANLNWTLGPLKYVLATPVFHRWHHTSLEEGGNTNFAGTFPLWDILFGTFRMPENLLPEGYGVDDQEIPTEIGGQLAYPFRQ; this is encoded by the coding sequence ATGTCCGGTTTGCCAATGGAAGTCATCGAGGTAGTGGGCCAGACGATAGCGAAGGTCGTTCCTGTCACGATCGCGCTCGCCCTTGTGTTCACGATACTCTCGCATTTCTGGGCCTGCAATCCGGGCAAACCCTGGTGGCGCAAGCGCGAGCTCATCACCGACATCTGCTATTGGTTTCTCGTACCGGTGTTCGCGCGCATCTTCCGCATCGGACTATTGGTGCTCGGCGCTGCGGTCGTCTTCAACATTCACGAGGTCGACGAACTGATCGCATTCTACGACAATGGCCATGGACCGCTGGCGCAGCTTCCGCTCTGGGTGCAGGCGCTGTTGTTTCTCGTTGCATCCGATTTCATGCTGTACTGGCTGCACCGCATGTTTCACGGTGGCGGGTTCTGGAAGTATCATGCCATCCATCATTCCTCTGAAGATCTCGAGTGGATCTCGGCTGCGCGGTTTCACCCCGTCAACCTGTTCATCGGAACGATCCTGGTCGATGTTATCCTGCTGATGGCGGGCATTTCTCCCAACATCATGCTCTGGGTCGGGCCGTTCACGACCTTCCACTCCGCCTTCGTTCACGCCAACCTGAACTGGACGCTTGGACCGTTGAAGTATGTGCTTGCCACGCCGGTCTTCCATCGCTGGCATCACACATCGCTCGAGGAGGGCGGCAATACCAATTTCGCGGGCACCTTCCCGCTCTGGGACATTCTGTTCGGAACGTTCCGCATGCCGGAGAACCTGCTGCCCGAGGGCTATGGCGTAGACGATCAGGAGATCCCGACCGAGATCGGCGGACAATTGGCCTATCCATTCCGTCAATAA
- a CDS encoding sterol desaturase family protein, producing MNLPIEVVEMLGQTMANVVPVTIALALVFSLLSHFWACNPGKPWWRKRELVTDICYWFLVPLFARVFRIGLLVLGAALLFGIHDADELIAFYDNGHGPLSRMPLWLQAILFLVAADFMMYWLHRIFHGGGFWKYHAIHHSSEDVDWISAARFHPVNLLLGTIGVDVALLIAGISPGVMLWLGPFNIFHSAFVHANLNWTLGPFKYVVATPVFHRWHHTCREEGGDTNFAGTFPLWDILFGTFRMPSDRLPEQYGVDDQSSFPREIIGQLAYPFRK from the coding sequence ATGAACCTGCCGATCGAAGTCGTGGAAATGCTGGGCCAGACCATGGCCAACGTGGTGCCGGTCACGATCGCGCTGGCGCTCGTGTTCTCGCTGCTTTCGCATTTCTGGGCCTGCAATCCCGGCAAGCCGTGGTGGCGCAAGCGCGAACTCGTCACCGACATATGCTACTGGTTTCTGGTGCCGCTGTTCGCGCGCGTGTTCCGCATCGGATTATTGGTGCTCGGCGCAGCTTTGCTGTTTGGAATTCACGACGCCGACGAACTGATCGCCTTCTACGACAACGGCCACGGCCCATTGTCGAGGATGCCGTTGTGGCTGCAGGCGATCCTGTTTCTGGTTGCTGCCGACTTCATGATGTACTGGCTGCACCGCATATTTCACGGCGGCGGGTTCTGGAAATACCACGCCATTCATCATTCGTCGGAAGATGTGGACTGGATCTCGGCGGCACGCTTCCACCCCGTTAACCTGCTGTTAGGTACCATCGGTGTCGACGTCGCACTGCTGATAGCCGGCATTTCGCCGGGCGTGATGCTGTGGCTCGGGCCGTTCAACATCTTCCATTCGGCGTTCGTTCACGCCAACCTCAACTGGACGCTGGGGCCCTTCAAATACGTCGTGGCGACGCCGGTGTTTCACCGCTGGCACCACACGTGTCGCGAGGAGGGCGGGGACACCAATTTTGCCGGCACCTTTCCGCTCTGGGACATCCTGTTCGGGACCTTCCGAATGCCGTCGGATCGCCTGCCGGAGCAGTACGGCGTCGACGATCAGTCCTCGTTCCCGCGCGAAATCATTGGGCAACTGGCTTACCCGTTCCGCAAATAG
- a CDS encoding pilus assembly protein N-terminal domain-containing protein, with amino-acid sequence MSFKFPRIRARARFGLRSLAAGMLLWPAVGLASPDPDRIAVYVDQAKLVKLPAKVSTIVVGNPLIADVTLQSGGIVVVTGKGYGATNFIAMDRNGEVLVDRQIQVEGPTDQLVTVYRGVERESYSCMPICQRRVTLGDGDGYFRTAIDQAGSLSSQAAGSAGGK; translated from the coding sequence ATGTCGTTCAAGTTTCCGCGTATTCGCGCACGCGCGCGTTTTGGATTGCGTTCCCTCGCTGCAGGAATGCTGCTGTGGCCGGCCGTCGGCCTGGCCTCGCCCGATCCCGACCGAATCGCCGTCTATGTTGACCAGGCGAAGCTCGTGAAGCTTCCCGCCAAGGTCTCCACCATCGTGGTTGGAAATCCGTTGATTGCGGACGTCACCCTGCAGAGCGGCGGCATCGTCGTCGTCACCGGCAAGGGCTACGGCGCGACCAATTTCATCGCCATGGACCGCAACGGCGAGGTGCTGGTGGACCGCCAGATCCAGGTCGAAGGCCCGACCGATCAGCTCGTCACCGTCTACCGCGGCGTCGAACGCGAATCCTATAGCTGCATGCCGATCTGCCAGCGCCGGGTCACCCTTGGTGACGGCGACGGCTACTTCAGGACCGCCATTGATCAGGCCGGCTCGCTGTCGAGCCAAGCCGCCGGGTCCGCGGGCGGCAAATGA
- a CDS encoding TadE/TadG family type IV pilus assembly protein — MPPFTASKTNILRRFGRNRRGSAVVEFALVAPIFLAVLFAIIELALVFFASQILETVTQDTARLVMTGQAQDIKYTKEQFKDIVCAKLTVMFDCANGVSIDVRSYPSFAGVNIDAPIDAAKVFIDDTKYCPGKDGDVVVVRLFYPWPVFVPGLGFNLTNLANGKRLLTATAAFQNEPFPTPGVTCS; from the coding sequence ATGCCGCCTTTCACAGCTTCCAAGACAAACATCCTGCGCCGGTTTGGTCGCAACCGAAGGGGGTCGGCCGTTGTCGAGTTTGCACTGGTTGCGCCGATATTCTTGGCCGTTCTGTTCGCGATCATCGAACTGGCGCTGGTGTTCTTTGCTAGCCAGATCCTGGAAACCGTGACGCAGGATACCGCCCGCCTGGTCATGACCGGCCAGGCGCAGGACATCAAATATACCAAGGAGCAGTTCAAGGACATCGTTTGCGCCAAGCTCACCGTGATGTTCGATTGCGCGAACGGTGTCTCGATCGATGTGCGGAGCTATCCGTCGTTTGCCGGTGTGAACATCGACGCACCGATCGACGCTGCGAAGGTCTTCATCGACGACACGAAATACTGTCCCGGCAAGGACGGCGATGTGGTCGTGGTGCGGCTGTTCTATCCATGGCCGGTGTTCGTCCCCGGGCTTGGCTTCAATCTGACGAACCTAGCCAACGGCAAGCGTCTTCTGACCGCCACCGCCGCATTCCAGAACGAGCCGTTTCCTACCCCCGGCGTTACCTGCTCATGA
- a CDS encoding TadE/TadG family type IV pilus assembly protein yields the protein MKTKMLSSIWLLRLRRHVAALRTNNSGLAAIEFAMIIPLMAMLFIGTNEFAAGVAVDRKVTIMARTLSDLTSQNTEVTDDKFTNFFNAGKVIMTPYSSTPVQGTISELWIHPDTKKARVQWSKGDEAHSQGDIIEIPDALKIGGTYLIYSEVKYKYVPSVAWFINKVSGITLSDVSYTRPRQGICVKYKTTDCTTK from the coding sequence ATGAAAACGAAAATGCTGTCATCGATATGGTTGTTGCGCCTGCGGCGCCACGTCGCCGCTCTGCGCACGAACAACAGCGGTCTCGCTGCGATCGAATTCGCCATGATCATCCCGCTCATGGCTATGCTGTTCATTGGAACCAACGAGTTTGCTGCGGGCGTTGCCGTCGACCGCAAGGTGACGATCATGGCGCGCACGCTGTCGGACCTGACGTCGCAGAACACCGAGGTCACCGACGACAAATTCACCAACTTCTTCAATGCCGGCAAGGTGATCATGACGCCCTATTCGTCGACGCCGGTGCAGGGCACAATCTCGGAACTCTGGATCCATCCGGACACGAAGAAGGCGCGGGTGCAGTGGAGCAAGGGCGACGAAGCGCATTCGCAGGGTGACATCATCGAGATCCCGGATGCTCTCAAGATCGGCGGAACCTATCTGATCTACAGCGAGGTGAAGTACAAATACGTGCCCAGTGTCGCCTGGTTCATCAACAAGGTGAGTGGCATCACGCTGAGCGACGTCTCCTACACCCGTCCGCGCCAGGGGATTTGCGTGAAGTACAAGACGACGGACTGCACCACGAAGTGA
- a CDS encoding cold-shock protein: MSMGTVKWFNATKGYGFIQPDDGGNDVFVHISAVERAGLGTLREGQKISYEIVADRRSGKSSADNLRAAG, encoded by the coding sequence GTGAGCATGGGAACCGTGAAGTGGTTTAACGCTACCAAGGGCTATGGCTTCATCCAGCCGGATGACGGCGGCAATGACGTGTTCGTGCACATCAGCGCTGTCGAGCGTGCCGGCCTCGGAACGTTGCGTGAAGGCCAGAAGATCTCCTACGAAATCGTGGCAGATCGCCGCTCTGGCAAATCTTCGGCCGACAATCTGCGCGCCGCCGGATAA
- the infA gene encoding translation initiation factor IF-1, translated as MAKEELIQFEGLVTEILPDARYRVQLDAGHEIVAYTAGKMKKNRIKTLAGDRVTIEMSPYDLEKGRLIFRHKDERPSTPGAPRGGPPRGGQFRRR; from the coding sequence ATGGCTAAAGAAGAGCTGATCCAGTTCGAAGGACTGGTGACCGAAATTCTCCCCGACGCGCGCTATCGCGTGCAGCTCGATGCCGGACACGAGATTGTTGCCTATACCGCGGGCAAGATGAAGAAGAACCGGATCAAGACGCTGGCAGGCGATCGCGTGACGATCGAGATGTCGCCGTACGATCTGGAGAAGGGTCGCCTGATCTTCCGACACAAGGACGAGCGTCCGTCGACACCGGGCGCCCCACGTGGTGGGCCGCCGCGCGGCGGCCAGTTCCGCCGCCGGTAA
- a CDS encoding DEAD/DEAH box helicase encodes MERTTLLTSFQDFGLADPISRALKEENYQTPTPIQAQTIPIALTGRDVVGIAQTGTGKTAAFALPILHRILENRTRPQPKSCRVLVLSPTRELSGQILDSFNAYGRHIRLTSALAIGGVPMGRQVRSVMQGVEVMVATPGRLLDLVQSNGLKLNQVEFLVLDEADRMLDMGFINDIRKVVAKLPIKRQTLFFSATMPKDIAELAESMLRDPARVAVTPVASTADRITQRIIQVDFAAKPAVLAQLLKQEPVDRALVFTRTKHGADKVVKVLAKAGIEANAIHGNKSQNHRERVLAAFRSGEIRTLVATDIAARGIDVDGISHVVNFDLPNVPETYVHRIGRTARAGAEGVAISLIAGAEEMGYLRDIERLIRIALPREDRRTPGHRDAAPAPAQHRGGRPGTRVHASRSHEPAPSAKGPRRRRRGGGNNAQQPNRHEAPRPAQQGGKSQAGHSESIQGVAFLHRESRPNNQPNRNHRPQR; translated from the coding sequence ATGGAAAGAACCACCCTTTTGACCTCCTTTCAGGATTTCGGCCTTGCCGATCCCATCTCGCGCGCGCTCAAGGAAGAGAATTACCAGACGCCCACTCCCATCCAGGCCCAGACCATTCCCATCGCGTTGACCGGCCGTGACGTGGTCGGCATCGCCCAGACCGGCACCGGCAAGACCGCGGCGTTTGCGCTGCCGATCCTGCACCGGATCCTGGAGAACCGCACCCGGCCGCAGCCGAAGAGCTGCCGCGTGCTGGTGCTGTCGCCGACCCGCGAGCTGTCAGGCCAGATCCTCGACAGCTTCAACGCCTATGGCCGCCACATCCGCCTGACCTCGGCGCTGGCGATCGGCGGCGTGCCGATGGGCCGCCAGGTCCGCTCGGTCATGCAGGGCGTCGAAGTGATGGTGGCGACCCCCGGCCGCCTGCTCGATCTCGTCCAGAGCAACGGGCTGAAGCTGAACCAGGTCGAGTTCCTGGTGCTCGACGAAGCCGATCGCATGCTCGACATGGGCTTCATCAACGACATCCGCAAAGTCGTCGCCAAGCTGCCGATCAAGCGGCAGACGCTGTTCTTCTCGGCCACCATGCCGAAGGATATCGCGGAACTCGCCGAATCCATGCTGCGCGACCCTGCGCGGGTGGCGGTGACGCCGGTGGCCTCGACGGCCGACCGGATCACCCAGCGCATCATCCAGGTCGATTTCGCGGCCAAGCCGGCGGTGCTGGCGCAGCTTTTGAAGCAGGAACCGGTCGACCGCGCGCTGGTCTTCACCCGCACCAAGCACGGCGCCGACAAGGTGGTGAAGGTGCTGGCCAAGGCCGGCATCGAAGCCAATGCCATTCACGGCAACAAATCGCAGAACCACCGGGAACGCGTGCTGGCGGCGTTCCGCTCCGGCGAGATCCGCACGTTGGTCGCCACCGACATTGCCGCCCGCGGCATCGATGTCGATGGCATCAGCCATGTCGTGAATTTCGACCTGCCCAATGTTCCCGAAACCTATGTCCACCGCATCGGCCGCACCGCGCGCGCCGGCGCCGAGGGCGTGGCGATCTCGCTGATCGCGGGTGCCGAGGAAATGGGCTATCTGCGCGACATCGAGCGGCTGATTCGCATTGCGCTGCCGCGGGAAGACCGAAGGACGCCGGGCCACCGTGATGCGGCGCCGGCCCCCGCCCAGCATCGGGGCGGACGGCCCGGAACACGTGTCCATGCTAGCCGTTCCCATGAACCGGCCCCAAGCGCAAAAGGCCCTCGCCGACGCCGCCGCGGTGGTGGTAATAATGCGCAGCAGCCGAACAGGCACGAAGCGCCGCGGCCGGCGCAGCAGGGCGGCAAGAGCCAGGCCGGCCACAGCGAAAGCATTCAAGGCGTCGCCTTCTTGCATCGCGAGAGCCGTCCGAATAATCAACCGAACCGTAACCACCGACCGCAGCGCTAG
- the urtA gene encoding urea ABC transporter substrate-binding protein, which translates to MLTKLTHDLATLSRRRWLAATAGLVLGLAAFSNAKAQETIKVGVLHSLSGTMAISETTLKDTILFLIEEQNKKGGVLGKKLEPVVVDPASNWPLFAEKARELITKDKVSVVFGCWTSVSRKSVLPVFKELNSILFYPVQYEGEESERNVFYTGAAPNQQAIPAVDYLMKDEKVKRWVLAGTDYVYPRTTNKILEAYLKSKGVKQEDIMINYTPFGHSDWQTIVADIKKFGSAGKKTAVVSTINGDANVPFYKELGNQGIKATDIPVVAFSVGEEELAGIDTKPLLGHLAAWNYFQSIKSPENEKFIKAWQAYTKNPKRVTNDPMEAHVIGFDMWVKAVEKVKSTDPDKVIDALPGIEAKNLTGGTSKMLPNHHITKPVFIGEIKANGQFDVVWKTPGLVAGDAWSKELEGSKDLIGDWVGKKCGNYNTKTNKCGGQGS; encoded by the coding sequence ATGCTTACAAAATTGACTCACGATTTAGCGACGCTGAGCCGCCGCCGCTGGCTGGCGGCCACTGCCGGCCTGGTTTTGGGTCTGGCTGCGTTCTCCAACGCCAAGGCGCAGGAGACCATCAAGGTCGGCGTCCTGCATTCGCTTTCCGGCACCATGGCCATCAGCGAAACCACGCTGAAGGACACCATTCTCTTCCTGATCGAGGAGCAGAACAAGAAGGGCGGCGTGCTCGGCAAGAAGCTCGAGCCTGTCGTCGTCGACCCCGCCTCGAACTGGCCGCTGTTTGCCGAAAAGGCGCGCGAGCTGATCACCAAGGACAAGGTTTCGGTCGTGTTCGGCTGCTGGACCTCGGTGTCGCGCAAGTCCGTGCTGCCGGTATTCAAGGAACTGAACTCGATCCTGTTCTACCCCGTGCAATACGAGGGCGAGGAGAGCGAGCGCAACGTGTTCTACACCGGTGCTGCGCCGAACCAGCAGGCGATCCCCGCCGTCGACTATTTGATGAAGGACGAGAAGGTGAAGCGCTGGGTGCTGGCCGGCACCGACTACGTCTATCCGCGCACCACCAACAAGATCCTAGAAGCCTACTTGAAGTCGAAGGGCGTCAAGCAGGAAGACATCATGATCAACTACACGCCGTTTGGTCATAGCGACTGGCAGACGATCGTGGCCGACATCAAGAAGTTCGGCTCGGCCGGCAAGAAGACCGCTGTTGTCTCCACCATCAACGGTGACGCCAACGTTCCCTTCTACAAGGAGCTCGGCAACCAGGGCATCAAGGCGACCGACATTCCGGTGGTCGCGTTCTCGGTCGGTGAAGAAGAACTCGCCGGCATCGACACCAAGCCGCTGCTCGGCCATCTCGCCGCCTGGAACTACTTCCAGTCGATCAAGTCGCCCGAGAACGAGAAGTTCATCAAGGCCTGGCAGGCCTACACCAAGAATCCGAAGCGCGTGACCAACGATCCGATGGAAGCGCACGTCATCGGCTTCGACATGTGGGTCAAGGCGGTCGAGAAGGTGAAGTCGACCGATCCGGACAAGGTGATCGACGCGCTGCCCGGCATCGAAGCCAAGAACCTGACCGGCGGCACCTCCAAGATGCTGCCCAACCATCACATCACCAAGCCGGTGTTCATCGGCGAAATCAAAGCCAACGGCCAGTTCGACGTGGTGTGGAAGACCCCGGGCCTTGTTGCTGGTGACGCCTGGTCGAAGGAGCTCGAGGGCTCCAAGGACCTGATCGGCGACTGGGTCGGCAAGAAGTGCGGCAACTACAACACCAAGACCAATAAGTGCGGCGGTCAGGGTTCCTGA
- the urtB gene encoding urea ABC transporter permease subunit UrtB translates to MSANFLDRFRALLLAILLAAAFAAPALAGPFEDAVAKFANDDFSDTDEAIGTVATSGNPLAFPIISALQEGRLSADPDTKKVFVTGSDGKIIDAATGAAVDKLPDNASAVRLNNRLRRAVEAALGGLTLLSPDPAKRIAAAQSVFKSHEESALPVIDGALAKETNKSVKAAFAEARAAILLYKSDATEVEKLEAVAVVKARGDQEAMALLTGLGSDLPPNVARAVASAIASIQSNLAMWSMVQNAWYGLSLGSVLLLAAIGLAITFGVMGVINMAHGEMVMLGAYTTFVVQEIIRSNYPGLFDYSLLIAVPLAFLVAGAVGVLIERGIIRFLYGRPLETLLATWGLSLVLQQAVRTAFGPTNREVGNPSWMSGAFELGQITITYNRLWILCFTLAVFVILLAMLRYTALGLEMRAVTQNRRMAASMGIATSRVDALTFGLGSGIAGIAGVALSQIDNVSPNLGQSYIIDSFMVVVFGGVGNLWGTLVGAFTLGIANKFLEPVAGAVLGKIAILVLIILFIQKRPRGLFALKGRAVEA, encoded by the coding sequence GTGTCTGCCAATTTCCTTGATCGCTTTCGCGCGCTCCTGCTCGCGATCCTTTTGGCTGCGGCCTTTGCGGCGCCGGCGCTGGCGGGCCCGTTCGAGGACGCGGTCGCCAAGTTCGCCAACGACGATTTTTCCGACACGGATGAAGCGATCGGCACGGTCGCGACGTCGGGCAATCCGCTGGCCTTTCCGATCATTAGCGCGCTGCAGGAAGGGCGGCTGTCGGCCGATCCGGATACCAAGAAGGTTTTCGTTACCGGGAGCGACGGCAAGATCATCGATGCCGCGACCGGCGCTGCCGTGGACAAGCTGCCGGACAACGCGTCCGCCGTGCGCCTCAACAACCGTTTGCGCCGCGCCGTTGAGGCCGCGCTCGGCGGGTTGACGCTGCTGTCACCGGACCCGGCCAAGCGGATCGCGGCGGCGCAATCGGTGTTCAAGAGCCATGAGGAGAGCGCGCTGCCCGTAATCGACGGCGCCCTGGCGAAGGAGACCAACAAGTCCGTCAAGGCCGCCTTCGCGGAAGCCCGTGCCGCCATCCTGCTCTACAAGTCCGACGCGACGGAGGTCGAGAAGCTCGAAGCAGTCGCCGTCGTTAAGGCGCGCGGCGATCAGGAGGCGATGGCGCTCCTGACCGGGCTCGGCAGCGACCTGCCGCCCAACGTCGCGCGCGCCGTAGCAAGCGCGATTGCCTCGATCCAGAGCAATCTTGCGATGTGGTCGATGGTGCAGAACGCCTGGTACGGCCTGTCACTGGGCTCGGTGCTGCTGCTCGCCGCAATCGGCCTCGCTATCACGTTCGGCGTCATGGGCGTCATCAACATGGCCCATGGCGAGATGGTGATGCTGGGCGCCTACACCACCTTCGTGGTGCAGGAGATCATTCGCAGCAATTATCCCGGCCTGTTCGATTATTCGCTGCTGATCGCGGTGCCGCTGGCGTTCCTCGTCGCCGGCGCCGTCGGCGTGCTGATCGAGCGTGGCATCATCCGTTTCCTCTATGGCCGCCCGTTGGAAACGCTGCTCGCGACCTGGGGCCTGTCGCTGGTATTGCAGCAGGCCGTGCGCACCGCGTTCGGCCCCACCAACCGCGAGGTCGGCAATCCCTCCTGGATGAGCGGCGCGTTCGAGCTCGGCCAGATCACCATTACCTATAACCGGCTCTGGATTCTTTGCTTCACGCTCGCGGTCTTCGTCATCCTGCTCGCGATGCTGCGTTACACCGCTCTCGGGCTCGAGATGCGCGCGGTGACGCAGAACCGCCGCATGGCGGCCTCGATGGGCATCGCGACCTCGCGCGTCGATGCGCTGACCTTCGGTCTCGGCTCGGGGATCGCCGGGATTGCAGGCGTGGCGCTGTCGCAGATCGACAATGTCAGCCCCAATCTCGGCCAGAGCTACATCATCGATTCCTTCATGGTCGTCGTGTTTGGCGGCGTCGGCAATCTCTGGGGCACGCTGGTCGGCGCCTTCACGCTCGGCATCGCCAACAAGTTCCTGGAGCCGGTGGCCGGCGCCGTCCTCGGCAAGATCGCCATCCTCGTGCTGATCATCCTGTTCATCCAGAAACGTCCGCGCGGCCTGTTCGCGCTGAAGGGCCGGGCGGTGGAAGCATGA